Genomic segment of Coffea arabica cultivar ET-39 chromosome 1e, Coffea Arabica ET-39 HiFi, whole genome shotgun sequence:
AGATTCCACTAGTCAAATCGGTTAATTCCAGTTGATTTTCAATCACGGTGAGTAAACAACTCGAGCTTTTATAGGTTAGGAAGGAATTTGgatgaaggatacggtgttacTCTCCAATCTTACAATGAAAGACagatttcatctaaaaatgtttctTAATAGATCATCTAGAAATgtgaatgaaaaaaatttacCAAGAAAAATTGATACGCTCGTGAATACATTTTCCaaccatctttttatcttatccttataataatttttctacaaaaaaaattagaaaatgcaatccaaacatggATAATGATTATCAGGAATACACGCTAAGAATAATTCAAACAAATTATTCGAGCTCTAGTCAAGTACGGATGCCCAATCCTGCACCTAAAGAAATTTAGGCTACATGAATGCAGGAATCTCCTTATCCGAGTGCTGCAATGTGGTATTAAACCTCCATAGGTTCACGCATGTaactcaaaaaatatatatattaatcttttatatactTACCGTGCATATAGTGATATCACTATTTGATACATGATAATCtatctaaatttaaatttaaaatctaaattttgCTCACGTATCATGTATCCAACCGTGATAGTGTatgcactgtcagtgtatataatatttaatttaaaaaatatctagCAATATTTCATAAGActgtatttaaaatattatttgaaagtATTACGCGGATAagatattatttaaaataattaatctaGCACTCTTTTTGGTCACGTATCATATGCAAAGACATATAGATTGATAAGAGGATAAGAAGGTGATTAAAAATGTGTGCGTGATACAAGCACaaatatttttccaaataatcatACATCCAAACTAATGACAAGTCCGgtttaagaaacaaaaaactCAGTGAAATCGGTATTTTTCTAATCGTTTTGTTGGTAGTTTCATGAGATTGATTTGAATGTTATTCTTTTTTAGTGGTTTTCTAAGAATACCGTCTTCTTATTCTAAATTCAAGCAAATCTTTAAACTTCAAAAAATAGGGTTTTTTGTTCTAACTAAAGATGTAATATATAATTTGCTAAATAAATGGATTTCTAtcaaaaagtgtatatatgcatgtgtgtgtgtgtgtatatacccattaaagaataaagaaaatactCATAGTAGAAGCAATCAAGTTGAAGATGAAGAGTGccgcaaaataagaaaaaaaaagaatggttaAAATGGTCGTTAAATTGTTCAAAATGGCAATAATtgatcacatttttttttttgttttgacatGACAAAAAATATTCAATTCTCTAGAACGAGTGTTTTAAATCAATCTCTCATCAATTAACCGAAATTGCCCAAATTACGAGCAAAAAATGTCCAGATTACGTCATTTTACTCTCTTTCCCATTCCCGCCATAGGAGCATTCTCCGCCACTTTATTGCCACCTCATCCTCTTTTCTTACCTCTGCAACGTTTCCCACGGTCCTACCACTCACTTCTCCCCTACTTTTACTGCTCGCTACCTTTGCCCCTCTCTCCTTCTCCCACCGCTCTCCAGCCACCCTCACTCCCCTCTTCTTCTTCCGCTctctttcctcctcctccttctcctcCTTTCCAATCAGTTCTGAAAGCCatcaaaagaaatcaaattcgAAGTAATTATCAGAATTTTGCTGAAAGGGGATAGCTCcaatagtagttttttttttttaaatttatttaacCAATTAATGGTGTGGGGAGGGGTAATCTTCTCAATCTCAAATAGCCTTAGGATCTCCAATGGGCTTGCACGACGAATCAGAGTCCAATGGGCTTGCACAACGAATCCGACCTATGGCATGGCTTTTTTACTAGCAACCCTCTTATAAGATCTCTAGCCGAAAATCTGACGACAAGAGACTGGAAATTGTAGGGGCTGCTCGACAACATTGAATAAGGTCGCTCGATTCCCAGATCCCTTGAAGGGAATCTTACCAAACAATAACTCGTAATGGAAATTTCCAAAAGTCCACCAGTCTATAGCACTGCCATGCCCTTCTCCATTGATAATTTCAGGTGCAAGATACTCATGGGTCCCAACAAATGACATTGATTGTGTTCCAGTTGGCTCAACAATGAGCTGTGGGCTAACATGGTTACCAATTTCGTTTTtgggtttcttttctttctctgatTTACTTGAAAAGATTTGATGAGGAGAGGAGAGGGTGCAGTGGCGAGGTTGTACAATAGGGACGGTGCGGGGGTGGTGGAGAAAGAGGAGCAGGTGGAGGAGGAAGGGATGATGTGGTGCTTTTTTTCTTCCTAAATTAATTACGTTGACCTCATGTAAAGTTTGGTTAAAATACGTGTTAACCCCtaaagtttgatttttttttaataaaaaatttgtgTCAATTAGAATATGATATTTTTTAccgataatttcagaaaccatcattgagatttttgacaatttcgtTGTTATTTTCtaagattttgaaaatattacttaTTTCTTATCTAAGTCATTTGGGGTTCATGGATGGTCAAATAACTTTATTATCCCTGCAACTTGGGAATATATACTAAATTAACCATGATTtcgaatataaaaaattttgaaaatcttgaatacCAAATTTTATAACGATAATTGTTAATactttaaatttcttttttatattttagtagTTCTTGTAATTTCCTTCTCCCAAAAGAGATTAAAATTCCTATTGAGATATTATTATTTCataaattttttataagaaTAACAAGCTGAATataaaaatacacaaaaaatagAGTAAAGTATTAAACTATGTTTACAATTAGATTTTATTACGTTATAGATAAAACGTAACTGCACATAATctattatttcatttcttttccaatttgttttttttttcttttctttgtatgTATAATCGAAACACGGTGGTTGGAAACAATATTTTCTACTttgatttatttgcttttccATTAAAATCATATCTTTTCTATTAAGCCAAACATTACTTGATAgttgttatttttttaattgcaaATTATGAAAATTTCTTGTTAACCACGTAAAATAATGGATCCTATAATTTaaagaaatatttcaaaaaatataacatattttagcatttttttttatcatttgcaatctattttgatattttttccTTGAAAAGTCCATACTTTGTTTCGTTCAATTCTTGTTCAAAATCTTTCGAATTCTAATACTAAGAGTCTATGAAGTTTACATGTAAATCTTGATTCAAAATTAACAAGTTTTTTTGTCCAATAATTTTATTTTGCTGTTTTATGTAGTTCTATGAAAAATAGTCATTGTTACTAAATTCTACTGTACTCATGCTAGAGTTtagtatttattttctatttttaactAATATTCCCTTTTAATTATAAATCAACCAACCAGTAATAAGTTGAGGGGTACTTTTGGCATGAAATATTCTTCTCGCTcttgaaatcatttttttattgttactttttttttaattgggcTAATATGTTAGAAGAACATTAGTTTTTAAGGAAGGTTAATGATATTTTtaagagagaaaagtgaaaCTTCATCTCAGCAGAAATCTTCATGTAAAGATTGTAATTGGGAGGATCAAAAGCCAATTTCGATCTTTTGTACGATGCCATGTGTTGTAAATTCCAATTAATGATCATTTATCATGCCATAAATTCATCTTTGTGATTTTATCTTAGAATAAAATAAGAAGGTGGGATAGGAAaggaaaaagtcaaaagaatCGAAAGGTCAAAAAGGGTATTTTAGAGAAAGGCTTTGACCATTTTATGATCATTTggagaaaaaaaagatattgcaattctttttttttttagcttcaaTCACTAAAATGAAGTTTAttgtagaaaaaagaaaagggtagGAAGAAAGAGACAAATAAAATAGAGGAAAAAatgggggaaaaataaaagggacaataaaaaaaattagaataatCGAGGGTTGATTTTATCCAATAGGGAATAAACTAAGATAGAAACAAAGGTAGGAGATAAAGTGAGAAAAGGGTACACTTAAGGAAATTAATTGTGATTAACCCTTTGAATAATTTAGTCACCATTTTAGCCATTTACTCGAGGTACACAAAAATAATAGACCAATCAGGATACACGTTTATGCAATCGTGAGGAAAATCGATATGGGCCATCCGGCCCTCCGCACAGACACAGAAGACCTGCCCGTCTTCTCGTCCAAACCGAAAGAACTCAAAGAAGGTTTGGGCATAAACtggcatttaaaaaaaaaaaaaaaaaggcggaTTCCGGGTGGAGCAAGTGGGTCAGGTGCTCTAAGTTCGAGTTCCCCGATCCCCATTTTTCTGACTCCCTATTGGGATCCGTCACCGGCGGCTTTTGTTTTGGCGACTTCAGGTTCGTTTTCCTTTGACTAGACTGCACATCATAGATCCTCAGTGGACATTAATccgtttcttcttcttcgtctTGTGcttgttttctctttcttcatcttcattgatgattgaGTAGTCTTTTATCCTAGAAAACCTAAATCTTGCTGCTTCGAACAATGGCGATGTTGGTAGCGTCTCGTCGACTATCCATTGGATCAAGGACTGTGACGACGTCGCTCTTCAGATGCTTTTCTACCTCTTTTAGGGAGGAAAGAGACACTTTTGGGCCCATTCTCGTTCCATCTGACAAGTCCGTACTTGCTTCCCTTTCTCCATTTCCTTTAGGGGTTTACATACTTAGTACTAGGTATTTTGCTTTACTATACGGTATATTATTCTCGGTTTCTGCGGAAATGtatctttagttttttttttcttaattattttttatgataACCCATTGGGTTGGACTGGGGACCTGCGTTCTCGGATTAGGGTGGCGCCTTGGTCCCTGGCTTCAAGGAGCCCACACCCTCTTGGTTTGCTGCAAGCCTCCTGTTGTCAAATGTTAGAGTGCTGATTCACAAACACCACATGCAGAGTCATTTGCAAAGATGAACACTTGCATAATTCTTGTAAACCGCTTTTTTCCCCCTCTTCTGATGAAAATGGAGAGACAGTACAGACACCAACCCTAATATATTGGACTTGAAGTCTCTGGAATAGCTTGCTTCATTGTAGGTTATCACATGGTCAAACCAACTGTTCTTTCACAttggagggggggggggagggcgGTGTGGGTTCTTTTCGCATTCTCTTCTCTTGTTGTTTGGCTCCTTATTATAAAACTGAGAAAACTGAGATTCTTTTGCTTGCAATATAAGCTTCAATTTAACATCTTTTGGGGTTTCCGTAGGTTGTGCCAGAGTGAGTTGCTTCTCCTTCTTACAAGGGGTATGGGGCATTTGATATTGCTCTAAATGTTCCAAATAAATTGAACATCATGCAGTCCTCCTTTTGACTCGTCAAATAGCATAGAGTTTCTCTGTATGTGCTTGATATGGCAAAACTAAAGATCTGTGCTACTGTCTGTGCTTCAACATTTACTGCATGAATTACCATGTAAAGTTCCAGTGAACCAGCTCAGAGACAAATTTATTTTCAATGTTTTACATTTATTGGCAATAATACTGATGCTAAAGGTTTTCCAAGTTCCATCTTTCATACTTTCTTCTTCTCTGAACGATCGTAAGACTTTTGTTTTCTTATTGATGCTATTCAGATTGTGGGGAGCTCAAACTCAAAGATCACTTCAGAACTTTGAAATTGGTGGTGAGCGAGAACGGATGCCTGAGCCAATTATACGTGCATTTGGCATTCTTAAAAAGTGTGCTACCAAGGTTGCTTATCATTTTGCACTGTTTCATCCACTTTAATGTTTCTAATTCTGCTGTCATGCACTTCTCTAAATGAATTTTTGCATAATTGTATTGACACATTTAATGTCCGtttcaaaatgaaaaaggaaggtCAGAATTTGACACTGATTGTCTAAGCGATTTGGGTGATCAGCCCACTGGCAGCCTTTGCATGAAGATTGATTAATTTCTGTGAACTGAGTCACGCATCCTTGCCGATTTTAATTCGGTTGCTGACTATACAATGTCGAATTTGTTGCATTTACAGGTGAATATGGAGTATGGCCTTGATCCTGTTATTGCAAAGGCAATAATGCAAGCTGCGCAAGAAGTTGCAGAGGGGAAACTAAATGATCATTTTCCTCTGGTGGTTTGGCAAACTGGAAGTGGCACTCAAAGTAACATGAATGCCAATGAGGTACCTAATACTTAGTCACCTTGTGAGTGATGAtttgtttttgatttgaaatGCATCTGCTGCTACTCTGTCTTTGAGCATCTGGAATAACTTTGCAGAATCTCAAGTGTTCTGATTGTTCTATTCCTTCTTCTGAAGGTGATCTTTAATCAGGTTTCAGCTGACTTTTACAGGTTATTGCAAATAGAGCTGCTGAAATCCTAGGGCACAAGCGTGGTGGGAAGTTTGTTCACCCAAATGACCATGTGAACAGATCTCAATCTTCAAATGACACCTTTCCAACAGTAAGCCTCCTGCTGgaacatttcacaaattttaGTCATTTGTGAGTGTGAACTTATTTATCTAGCTTTCATGCTTAACTTGTACACTAATTGAGGCCACTAAAAAGTTGACATTTGTCTAATGTACAGGTAATGCATATTGCAGCTGCAGTGGAAGTAAATTTGAGATTAATACCGAATCTCAAACAGTTGCAAACGAGTCTGCACTCAAAGGTTGATGTAgtgtttatttattatttactaCTTAAGTAAATTTAAAGCTGTTGGAATTCATTGTAAAGCTGCCCATGCACTTACTTAATCTAAAGATTTCTAGTCATTGAAGAATTTAAATAAGAagttaattttgaaatttgttgGTAAATCTCGAAGTTTTCCACTAGGGTGGCATGCAGATGCACTCATCTGTGTGTCTATATCCGTCTtctctaaaatttcttttagttccCGTTTTATGAAGACTTCATGCGTTTATATGGATCACTTTTATGTTTGTAATTTTCCTCTCTACTTATCATATGATTTCTAATCACGTTTCAAGCTTATATTGGTTAATAACGGCTTGTATATTTATATTGCTTGTACTATTCAACTTTACCTGTAATTTTAATactgttttcctttttgttctttATTAGTCGATTGAATTCAAAGACATAGTTAAAATTGGGCGTACGCACACTCAAGATGCTACACCTTTGACACTTGGACAGGAGTTTAGTGGGTATACAACACAAGTAAGATCTTTCTGCCTCTTGTCGTGTAATAATGGTTGTGATTAATGTGGTAAATGGAATGGCCTCCCATGACAATTCCCTTCATCATAGGAACTCCATTTTGTCTATTAAATGATACTGACTTTTGCCTGTCTGCTCGTTCCAGTAGTTTTTATTCTGTGTGTAGATTCTCAATTATAGTCTTCGGATAGGTAAAATTTCATGTTAAGATGGATATCTTGCCACCATAATTAGTTTAAGGCTATCTCTTCGGTATGATATAAAGTCATGTTTCTTCAACTTAAGAAAGTGTAGAGGGATCCTTGTTTAGGTGACAAGTTTCATTGGAGTTCcttgtacttttttttattattatttttttcaaattcttaaGTGTTACTAATCAGCTATGGAGTACTCATCCTAGCTGCATTCCTAATTTTAGGTGAAGTATGGGATTGATCGAGTCTTGTGCACTCTTCCTCGTCTGTATCAGGTTGCGTCAAACTTCTGTATTTCCCCTTCCTCCTCCCTACCTCCCTCTCTTTGTCTTTGACTGGGAACAGGAACGTCTTTTGAACAGCTTGCACAGGGAGGCACTGCTGTAGGAACTGGTTTGAACACGAAGAAAGGGTATGCCTTACAGCGTGTGGTGAAACATGTCATTTAATTTCCAGTCACCTGTAAACTTAATGCAGCTTTATGAAGTGTGGATAAAGTGAATCTACAAATCCATGACTGTTGTTCAGGTTTGATGTGAAAATTGCTGCTGCTGTGGCAGAGGAGACAAAGTTACCATTTGTAACAGCTGAAAACAAGTTTGAAGCACTTGTAATCTCTTGATTCCCATGGTGCACTATGTATTTGCCTTTTGGCTCTGATAGCATTAGGTTcttttagttatttatttttatatacgTCACTGTGGTGTTTGGTAACCGCCTTAATTAAGtgctttttctatcaagtttgtTTGATAATTGGATTTGCTTATATCTGAATACATTAAGGCCCATTTGATTTGTATAGAAAATTGTAAGTGAAAGTTGTATCACTTAATTTGCTGAATTGTTGAACTAGTACAGTAATATTTACTCAAAAGAATTATCCAACGCTTTTATATTTTCACACATAGACGTACTTTCTCACAGGCACACTTCCACACACACATTCTCTCTCTTGccctgtctctctctctctctcacacacacactcaAAAACACACATTTTATTCTATAACATACTGAGACATAATCTCTCTGTTAAAGACACAgcatacatttttcttttctcagacACATTTTCACACATAAACAAACAGAAATACACTTTCCATAGTAGCATATGGTTTATTAATGTTAAAAGGTAGTATTTTAACATAGTATCACTATTAACCTATATAATATGTATAGAATGAAATATTTCATTTCAGTACTTGCATTCAGCTGATTACCAAACAGATTTGACTTTATGGATTCATCGAATTAGGACTACAGCTACTGCAATTAAGTTTTAGTCTTCAGATTTCAGAGTTcagttttagttttatcaaacgcccTCTAAAATCTTTTAGCTGCTCGGTCTTTTACTTGCAGGCTGCTCATGATGCATTTGTTGAAACTAGTGGAGCCCTAAATACAGTTGCTACTTCTCTCATgaagattggaaatgatattcgTTTCTTGGGAAGGTAATGCTTCTTTAAAGATTATGTTACTGTATACATTACAGTTTTCTTGCTAACTGTACAGTAAACTATATTTTCCTGTTACAGTGGTCCACGGTGTGGTCTGGGCGAACTTATTCTTC
This window contains:
- the LOC113735349 gene encoding fumarate hydratase 1, mitochondrial isoform X2; translated protein: MAMLVASRRLSIGSRTVTTSLFRCFSTSFREERDTFGPILVPSDKLWGAQTQRSLQNFEIGGERERMPEPIIRAFGILKKCATKVNMEYGLDPVIAKAIMQAAQEVAEGKLNDHFPLVVWQTGSGTQSNMNANEVIANRAAEILGHKRGGKFVHPNDHVNRSQSSNDTFPTVMHIAAAVEVNLRLIPNLKQLQTSLHSKSIEFKDIVKIGRTHTQDATPLTLGQEFSGYTTQVKYGIDRVLCTLPRLYQLAQGGTAVGTGLNTKKGFDVKIAAAVAEETKLPFVTAENKFEALAAHDAFVETSGALNTVATSLMKIGNDIRFLGSGPRCGLGELILPENEPGSSIMPGKVNPTQCEALTMVCAQVMGNHVAITVGGSNGHFELNVFKPLIASCLLHSLRLIGDASSSFEKNCVRGIQANRERITKLLHESLMLVTSLNPKIGYDNAAAVAKKAHKEGSTLKEAALNLGVLTSEEFDTLVVPEKMIGPSD
- the LOC113735349 gene encoding fumarate hydratase 1, mitochondrial isoform X1, translating into MAMLVASRRLSIGSRTVTTSLFRCFSTSFREERDTFGPILVPSDKSVLASLSPFPLGVYILSTRLWGAQTQRSLQNFEIGGERERMPEPIIRAFGILKKCATKVNMEYGLDPVIAKAIMQAAQEVAEGKLNDHFPLVVWQTGSGTQSNMNANEVIANRAAEILGHKRGGKFVHPNDHVNRSQSSNDTFPTVMHIAAAVEVNLRLIPNLKQLQTSLHSKSIEFKDIVKIGRTHTQDATPLTLGQEFSGYTTQVKYGIDRVLCTLPRLYQLAQGGTAVGTGLNTKKGFDVKIAAAVAEETKLPFVTAENKFEALAAHDAFVETSGALNTVATSLMKIGNDIRFLGSGPRCGLGELILPENEPGSSIMPGKVNPTQCEALTMVCAQVMGNHVAITVGGSNGHFELNVFKPLIASCLLHSLRLIGDASSSFEKNCVRGIQANRERITKLLHESLMLVTSLNPKIGYDNAAAVAKKAHKEGSTLKEAALNLGVLTSEEFDTLVVPEKMIGPSD
- the LOC113735349 gene encoding fumarate hydratase 1, mitochondrial isoform X3; this encodes MPEPIIRAFGILKKCATKVNMEYGLDPVIAKAIMQAAQEVAEGKLNDHFPLVVWQTGSGTQSNMNANEVIANRAAEILGHKRGGKFVHPNDHVNRSQSSNDTFPTVMHIAAAVEVNLRLIPNLKQLQTSLHSKSIEFKDIVKIGRTHTQDATPLTLGQEFSGYTTQVKYGIDRVLCTLPRLYQLAQGGTAVGTGLNTKKGFDVKIAAAVAEETKLPFVTAENKFEALAAHDAFVETSGALNTVATSLMKIGNDIRFLGSGPRCGLGELILPENEPGSSIMPGKVNPTQCEALTMVCAQVMGNHVAITVGGSNGHFELNVFKPLIASCLLHSLRLIGDASSSFEKNCVRGIQANRERITKLLHESLMLVTSLNPKIGYDNAAAVAKKAHKEGSTLKEAALNLGVLTSEEFDTLVVPEKMIGPSD